From a single Gammaproteobacteria bacterium genomic region:
- a CDS encoding DUF1304 domain-containing protein yields MILNSGIFLIALLHLWFFILEVFLWQKPLGLKIFKLDQAFAKRSAPLAANQGLYNLFLTAGLLWSLVANPLEGLHLKFFFLTCVLLAGIFGGFTVSVRIFIIQALPAAFILALLSLSMT; encoded by the coding sequence ATGATTTTAAATAGTGGTATTTTCTTAATAGCACTACTGCATCTGTGGTTTTTTATTTTAGAAGTATTTTTATGGCAAAAACCCTTAGGATTAAAAATCTTTAAACTCGATCAAGCCTTTGCTAAGCGCTCTGCACCGCTCGCAGCTAATCAAGGCCTTTATAATTTATTTTTAACGGCAGGTTTGTTATGGAGTTTAGTTGCTAATCCGCTGGAAGGGTTACATTTAAAATTTTTCTTTTTAACTTGTGTTTTACTTGCGGGTATTTTTGGTGGGTTCACTGTTAGCGTGAGAATATTCATTATTCAAGCACTACCCGCAGCATTTATTCTTGCCTTGCTAAGCTTGAGCATGACTTAA
- a CDS encoding site-specific integrase has product MASPKLSPRPFFDTLENLVEQYRACVATSPQSVITAWLTHCCVESDILMPDFAVRDYQQVLNFLYSYRGSMDTFNAYRRELERLIQWCWFIQYKSLLEMKRADVEAFIEFSQKPPTTWIGTKTVAKFIDFQGLRQVNLEWRPFIVKVSKKSFQEGARAKRRDYQLSSEGIRQIFAILSSFYNYLLQEEQIEYNPILQIRQKSKFIRKNQTLPTVRRLSVLQWEAVIQTATDLADRNPLLHERTLFIIQTLYSMYLRISELSASTRWVPLMSHFFRDANGDWWFKTVGKGNKMRQIAVSPGMLQALKRWRNYLQLPPFPSPDEHIPLIPKNRGKGPISSTRALRIIVQICFDQAITKLRREGKAEEADILLSVTVHWLRHTGISDDVKIRPREHVRDDAGHSSSAITDRYIDVELKERADTAKKKGMAKPTSTIREVPTT; this is encoded by the coding sequence ATGGCATCGCCTAAACTATCGCCCCGCCCTTTTTTTGATACGTTAGAAAATTTGGTAGAACAATATCGCGCTTGTGTTGCTACTTCACCGCAAAGCGTTATTACTGCTTGGTTAACCCATTGTTGTGTTGAATCAGATATTTTAATGCCTGATTTTGCTGTACGAGATTATCAACAGGTTTTAAATTTTCTGTATAGCTATCGCGGCAGCATGGATACTTTTAATGCTTATCGACGGGAATTAGAACGTTTGATCCAGTGGTGTTGGTTTATTCAGTATAAATCCCTATTAGAAATGAAACGAGCGGATGTAGAAGCATTTATTGAGTTTAGTCAAAAACCTCCAACGACTTGGATTGGCACTAAAACAGTTGCAAAATTTATTGATTTCCAAGGCTTGCGGCAAGTCAATTTGGAATGGCGTCCTTTTATTGTGAAAGTATCAAAAAAATCATTTCAAGAAGGCGCGCGCGCGAAACGACGTGACTATCAATTATCTTCAGAAGGAATAAGGCAAATATTTGCAATTTTAAGCAGTTTTTATAATTACTTATTACAAGAAGAGCAAATCGAATATAACCCCATTTTACAGATACGGCAAAAAAGTAAATTTATTCGTAAAAACCAAACGCTTCCTACGGTTAGACGTCTTTCAGTTCTGCAATGGGAAGCCGTAATTCAAACTGCAACGGATCTTGCAGATCGTAACCCGCTTCTTCACGAGCGAACCTTATTTATCATTCAAACACTTTATTCTATGTATTTACGTATATCAGAACTCTCTGCGAGCACGCGTTGGGTGCCGCTCATGAGCCATTTTTTCCGGGACGCAAATGGTGACTGGTGGTTTAAAACCGTGGGTAAAGGTAACAAAATGCGACAAATTGCAGTCAGCCCTGGCATGCTGCAAGCACTAAAGCGATGGCGTAACTATCTGCAATTACCGCCCTTTCCTTCACCTGATGAACATATCCCGCTCATCCCAAAGAATAGAGGCAAGGGTCCGATTAGTAGTACCCGAGCATTACGTATCATTGTTCAGATTTGTTTTGATCAAGCGATAACTAAACTTCGGCGTGAAGGAAAAGCCGAGGAAGCCGATATTTTACTTTCTGTGACGGTACATTGGTTGCGACACACCGGTATTTCAGATGATGTAAAAATTCGTCCCCGGGAACATGTCAGAGATGATGCTGGACATAGTTCCAGTGCTATTACTGATCGTTATATCGATGTTGAACTGAAAGAACGCGCTGATACGGCAAAGAAAAAAGGTATGGCCAAGCCTACCTCTACGATCCGCGAGGTCCCTACTACGTAA
- a CDS encoding DNA-binding protein, whose product MARPGVTFNDVAEAANQLIGQGKNPTIEQIRLILGTGSSTTIANHVREWKENQSNISLLASKENLPEELIALMKGLWQRVLGHAEDAIAAIQQTADVTIADLQAAAEQLDHENKQSRKQYHEVCQERDALTQTKSELEKIVTQHQKEIASIAATNSALVDQVEEKQIRITELGRLHKIAQENLEHFREATRTQKAQDEERYRQQIQTAEGTIKTIQQECNALRDKNINLQNLIENERNEKNHLQIIHDGLVKKLEQVGQQCSAVQKELDKTTHSLTVLQEQYNASEKKLEEFRDSANQLQSQIYMLTERHESIKIESNSLKNKTETLTQEKLKLIQEKAQLQGQLTAFQTIAAGRPK is encoded by the coding sequence ATGGCTCGTCCAGGCGTAACTTTTAATGACGTTGCAGAAGCTGCAAACCAACTTATCGGGCAAGGAAAAAATCCCACCATTGAACAAATCCGCTTAATCCTAGGCACGGGAAGCAGCACTACGATTGCTAACCATGTGCGAGAGTGGAAAGAAAACCAATCCAACATTAGCCTACTTGCTTCCAAGGAAAATCTACCGGAAGAATTAATAGCGCTGATGAAAGGATTATGGCAACGCGTATTGGGGCATGCTGAGGACGCTATCGCTGCCATCCAACAAACTGCTGACGTTACGATTGCGGACCTTCAGGCCGCAGCGGAGCAGCTAGACCATGAAAATAAGCAATCCCGCAAACAATATCATGAGGTTTGCCAGGAAAGAGACGCGTTGACTCAAACCAAAAGCGAGCTGGAAAAAATCGTTACTCAGCACCAAAAAGAAATTGCATCCATTGCAGCAACTAATTCAGCCTTAGTAGATCAAGTAGAAGAGAAGCAAATTCGCATTACTGAATTAGGACGTTTACATAAAATTGCTCAAGAAAATTTGGAGCACTTTCGTGAAGCAACGCGTACTCAGAAAGCTCAAGACGAAGAACGTTACCGTCAACAAATTCAAACCGCTGAGGGAACCATTAAAACTATACAACAGGAATGCAATGCGTTAAGAGATAAGAATATAAATCTACAAAATCTTATTGAAAATGAAAGAAACGAAAAAAATCATTTACAAATAATACATGATGGCTTAGTCAAAAAGTTAGAGCAGGTGGGTCAACAGTGTTCAGCAGTTCAAAAAGAATTAGATAAAACAACTCATTCGTTAACCGTTCTCCAAGAGCAATACAATGCATCAGAAAAGAAACTTGAGGAATTTAGAGATTCGGCCAACCAACTGCAAAGTCAAATTTATATGCTTACAGAACGTCATGAAAGTATAAAGATAGAGTCAAATTCATTAAAAAATAAAACCGAAACGTTGACTCAGGAAAAATTAAAACTGATCCAAGAGAAAGCGCAACTTCAAGGGCAACTTACTGCATTTCAGACCATCGCTGCGGGACGTCCTAAATAG
- a CDS encoding tyrosine-type recombinase/integrase — translation MENLKNLVILETEPSLLPKSGVAKSVSIPPLSTDTYISAATSENTRKAYRSDIRHFEAWQGRLPATTEMIMRYLQDYAATLNPRTLSRRIIALRNWHAYQGFPDPTNHPSIVKMLKGILRFHGKPKQKARPLIPSELAQIIKYLSRFKTPVAVRDKALLLVGFFGALRRSELIAICFEAIKWEKSGIEILLPVSKTDQIHTGQYCAIPIGPENLCPVKALEEWLALMNITKGPIFRRVTANGTLGQDALSPLSVNHIIKIRAQAAGIEKANQFSSHSLRRGLATSAARAGSPLQAIMRAGRWKQTNTVMEYIEASERFSDNAASNVMEKWVDKGTDS, via the coding sequence ATGGAAAATTTAAAAAATTTGGTTATTCTTGAAACTGAACCTAGCCTACTACCTAAATCGGGTGTCGCAAAATCCGTAAGTATTCCGCCTTTATCAACGGATACTTATATCAGTGCGGCAACCAGTGAAAATACGCGTAAGGCTTATCGCAGTGACATTCGTCATTTTGAAGCATGGCAGGGGCGATTGCCCGCCACGACTGAAATGATCATGCGCTATTTACAAGATTACGCAGCGACGTTAAACCCACGGACTCTTTCCCGTCGTATTATTGCTCTGCGGAATTGGCATGCCTACCAGGGATTTCCAGACCCTACCAATCACCCTTCTATCGTAAAAATGCTGAAAGGTATTCTTCGTTTTCATGGCAAACCAAAGCAAAAAGCGCGCCCATTAATACCTTCTGAACTTGCCCAAATTATTAAATATTTAAGTCGATTTAAAACGCCCGTGGCAGTGCGCGACAAAGCGCTTCTATTGGTTGGTTTTTTTGGTGCATTGAGACGCAGTGAATTAATTGCCATTTGTTTTGAAGCTATAAAATGGGAAAAAAGTGGCATAGAAATTCTATTGCCTGTTTCCAAAACTGACCAAATTCATACTGGTCAGTATTGTGCGATCCCTATAGGTCCCGAAAATCTTTGCCCTGTTAAAGCTTTAGAAGAGTGGCTCGCTTTAATGAATATTACCAAGGGGCCAATATTTAGAAGAGTTACAGCAAACGGTACATTAGGACAGGATGCTTTGAGTCCTTTATCGGTTAACCATATTATTAAAATTCGCGCGCAAGCAGCTGGCATTGAAAAGGCCAATCAATTTAGTAGCCATAGCCTGAGAAGAGGCCTTGCAACGAGTGCTGCAAGAGCAGGCTCACCACTTCAAGCCATTATGCGCGCGGGACGATGGAAACAAACAAATACTGTCATGGAATATATCGAAGCAAGTGAGCGTTTTAGCGATAATGCAGCTTCAAATGTGATGGAAAAATGGGTAGATAAGGGCACAGACTCTTAA
- a CDS encoding disulfide bond formation protein B yields the protein MKIKFEFLFNIIEVGAIGMILLLALTFQLYLKELPCPLCLLQRVGFVMMIYGLLLNLKYGYRPSHYSIVLISGLFTASVALRQVALHIIPGTGSYGSPVFGLHLYTWSFIISMTIVFVTSLMLALDRQYYQTTDASFLHRGITGLIFLIIGLIVMGNFVTTLLECGLTACPDNPTVYKLLTSTLKFL from the coding sequence ATGAAAATTAAATTTGAATTTTTATTTAATATAATTGAAGTGGGTGCAATAGGAATGATTCTTCTTCTAGCCTTAACTTTCCAACTTTATTTAAAAGAATTACCCTGCCCGCTTTGCTTACTGCAACGTGTAGGTTTTGTCATGATGATATATGGCCTTTTACTTAATTTAAAATATGGTTACCGGCCCAGTCATTATTCAATTGTTTTAATCAGTGGTTTGTTTACAGCCTCTGTTGCGCTAAGACAAGTGGCTTTGCACATTATTCCTGGTACAGGTTCCTACGGCAGCCCGGTTTTTGGTCTGCATTTATATACTTGGTCATTCATTATTTCTATGACGATTGTTTTTGTAACGAGCCTTATGTTGGCTTTAGATCGACAATATTACCAAACAACCGATGCTTCATTTTTACATCGTGGTATTACCGGGTTAATTTTTTTAATCATTGGTCTGATTGTTATGGGAAATTTCGTCACTACGCTACTCGAGTGTGGCCTTACCGCTTGTCCCGATAATCCTACCGTTTATAAATTACTAACTTCAACCCTCAAATTTTTATAA